The proteins below come from a single Juglans regia cultivar Chandler chromosome 12, Walnut 2.0, whole genome shotgun sequence genomic window:
- the LOC109005846 gene encoding imidazoleglycerol-phosphate dehydratase, chloroplastic, which translates to MELVAALRLVYHPTSSPMLKSRVKISQRPLASTLTSFAQRPIFSLNHGLLLRMSEDPHRVISCPASLEENVSTINARIGEVKRVTKETNVSVKINLDGSGIAENNTGIPFLDHMLDQLASHGLLDVHVKATGDIHIDDHHTNEDVALAIGTAFLQALGDRKGINRFGDFSAPLDEALIHVVLDLSGRPHLSYDLQIPTQRVGTYDTQLVEHFFQSLVNTSGMTLHIRQLSGRNSHHIIEATFKAFARALRQATEYDPRRRGTIPSSKGVLSRS; encoded by the exons ATGGAGCTGGTCGCAGCTCTTCGTCTTGTGTACCATCCCACCTCTTCTCCTATGCTAAAATCTAGGGTGAAGATTTCTCAGAGACCCCTCGCTTCCACTCTCACATCTTTTGCTCAACGCCCAATTTTCTCACTGAATCACGGCCTGCTCCTGAGAATGTCTGAGGACCCACACAGAGTTATTTCCTGTCCTGCATCGCTCGAAGAGAATGTCTCAACGATAAACGCTCGGATTGGGGAGGTCAAAAGGGTCACGAAGGAGACCAATGTGTCggtgaaaataaatttggatGGTTCAGGGATTGCTGAGAACAATACTGGGATTCCCTTCCTGGATCACATGTTGGAT CAACTTGCTTCGCATGGGCTATTAGATGTGCATGTGAAGGCTACTGGGGACATCCACATTGACGATCATCACACAAATGAAGATGTTGCTCTTGCCATTGGAACg GCTTTTTTGCAGGCACTTGGTGATAGGAAAGGAATAAATCGGTTTGGTGACTTCTCTGCCCCTCTTGATGAAGCACTAATACACGTTGTGCTG GATTTATCTGGACGACCGCATTTAAGTTATGATCTGCAAATACCTACTCAGAGAGTCGGAACATATGACACTCAG TTGGTGGAGCATTTTTTCCAGTCACTGGTGAATACTTCTGGCATGACACTTCACATCCGCCAG CTTTCTGGAAGAAATTCTCACCATATAATTGAGGCAACCTTCAAAGCTTTTGCAAGAGCTCTTCGGCAAGCGACAGAATATGACCCACGTCGCCGTGGGACAATTCCTAG TTCAAAAGGCGTGCTATCGCGTTCTTGA